agaagtcTACTAATTATGCAATTTTTGAGATTTATtcatccagaaaaaaaaatcttttaaagatTTTGGATTTACAGAATTGCATTTCAAATCCTGGACCAAACATTTTCCAATTTATATGAGAGAAACAACTGATCCAATCTCTCAAAATGCAGATTGAAAGTCATCCAAAAGGCAAATCTCGCACAATTGGATTTAAAACCTGTTTGAAGGATGTTAGTGATGGGATAACCACCTCCAAAGAACTTTTGAAAGTTCTGAATCATGTTTGCGGCCTTGACGAGAAGCACCCATCAGGCTTATCTCTTGTCTCCGCCCTTCGGATTGAGCTTAATCGAGCCTGCATTTTGGTCAATCAATTGATCAAAGAACATCGATCAAACCACAATGAGATTGAGTACCGTATTAAGCATTTTGAGGAAGAGAAAGCAGCTTGGAAGAGCAAAGAGCGGGATAGGATTCGCAATGCAATAGCATGCATTGCAGAAGAGCTTGAAGTTGAGAGGAAACTACGAAGGCAAACAGAGAGATTGAATAAGAAGCTTGGGAAAGAATTGGCAGATACAAAGGTATCTCTGTCAAAAGCAGTGAAAGAGCTTGAGAGTGAGAAGAGGGCGAAAGAAATATTGGAGCAAGTTTGTGATGAGTTGGCTAGAGGTATTGGAGAAGACAGAGCTGCGGtggaagaaatgaaaaaagaatctGCAAAGGTGAGGGAGGAGGtggagaaagaaagggaaatgcTTCAGCTTGCTGATGTATTGCGTGAAGAAAGAGTCCAGATGAAGCTCTGTGAGGCTAAGTATCATTTTGAGGAGAAAAATGCAGCTGTGGAGAGGTTAAGAAATGAACTTGAGACCTACTTGAAAGAAAAGGCAGGTGCAGAAAACGGTGATGGTTCTCCAAATTATGAAAGGATTAAAGAGCTTGAGGCTTATTTAAAGGAAATCCAATTTGGATCATGTCAGCAGGATGAGAGGGAAGAGAATGAAGGGGGTGCAATAGGAAACGGAGAAGTTCATGATGGAGATGATTCAGCTGACAGTGATCTTCATTCCATTGAATTAAACATGGACAATAACAGCAGGAGCTACAAATGGTGTTATGTTTCTGAAGGTGATGCTCCAGACAATCCAAAGTGGTTTTCAGGAGGTAAAGATTTCAAGGGAAGGAAGTCGATCTCCGATAATATTCAATGGGGAAACATCTGTTTGCAAACAAGAAATTCCAATGGTATTGATGGTCCTGATTGTGACTTAATCAATGAAAATCAGGGAAGTCTGAATACGCTCTATAGGGAAAGGTTATCTGATCTTAGCTTCCATTATCCAGTACAAGATCATGAAgatgaaatcaagaaatataaaatatgtcAAGACTCTTAAAGACCATGTATTATCTGGTTCTAAAAGATCATCGACACAGAACTTTTCCAG
This region of Populus trichocarpa isolate Nisqually-1 chromosome 9, P.trichocarpa_v4.1, whole genome shotgun sequence genomic DNA includes:
- the LOC7460077 gene encoding uncharacterized protein At5g41620, which produces MEAKSREQQHCKVRKRGNSSSSSSSLVQKYRFKRAILVGKRGGSTTPVPTWMTSSKSPTLAMLNAESTKCTPPQNGSKAKEVSVSARKLAATLWEINGMPSPRVKKNLEDKKEFRSREKVARLPHLSDPSYTPFSERMEKSRGHSHRARTSAVTKRLQLTDYHLGGLDSASSDSLMEAIESHPKGKSRTIGFKTCLKDVSDGITTSKELLKVLNHVCGLDEKHPSGLSLVSALRIELNRACILVNQLIKEHRSNHNEIEYRIKHFEEEKAAWKSKERDRIRNAIACIAEELEVERKLRRQTERLNKKLGKELADTKVSLSKAVKELESEKRAKEILEQVCDELARGIGEDRAAVEEMKKESAKVREEVEKEREMLQLADVLREERVQMKLCEAKYHFEEKNAAVERLRNELETYLKEKAGAENGDGSPNYERIKELEAYLKEIQFGSCQQDEREENEGGAIGNGEVHDGDDSADSDLHSIELNMDNNSRSYKWCYVSEGDAPDNPKWFSGGKDFKGRKSISDNIQWGNICLQTRNSNGIDGPDCDLINENQGSLNTLYRERLSDLSFHYPVQDHEDEIKKYKICQDS